The following coding sequences lie in one Haematobia irritans isolate KBUSLIRL chromosome 3, ASM5000362v1, whole genome shotgun sequence genomic window:
- the Mvb12 gene encoding multivesicular body subunit 12-like Mvb12 encodes MNKAGKHIQSGASNRVLIAPNSPLMPTAAMGSKAQQNVITSIMSFLPDNRPITSLHIVEDYEKCPKNFQSIHRTYDQDSDADLWRESNILFGRQTTRYLCLSKTEGLPEYVVETLKVIAEKVTPPKEFSLLSRTADTDQKAWRKRQIAYKLSKRGTVTHAVTDVILCSKLKIAPEGFKLAGDINGILICYKTGAIPARLPPPVPGLGSGAAQNNSGSTEVEKALNRLNLNNGSRDPKQPLPPVPNAEEHDYEEIIQSYQVNSPLRPAPRPPTTSTSSGHSIGTLGTYTDVEGVPFIINPMLKSSKQNELSTLPQLSDFVIKKDLDYDFQLERQTLCAMKSSASKNPFFK; translated from the exons ATGAATAAAGCGGGGAAACATATACAGTCGGGTGCCAGCAATCGTGTCTTGATCGCTCCCAACTCACCACTGATGCCGACAGCGGCAATGGGCTCAAAGGCCCAACAAAATGTGATTACATCAATAATGAGTTTTCTACCAGATAATCGGCCAATAACATCGCTACACATTGTTGAGGATTATGAAAA ATGTcccaaaaatttccaatccatTCATCGTACTTATGATCAAGACTCTGATGCAGATTTATGGCGTGAAAGCAATATTCTCTTCGGCCGACAGACGACACGTTACTTATGCCTCTCAAAGACTGAAGGTCTGCCGGAATACGTTGTTGAAACCCTTAA agtGATTGCCGAGAAGGTTACTCCACCCAAGGAATTCTCTTTACTATCACGTACAGCTGATACAGATCAAAAAGCTTGGCGCAAAAGGCAAATTGCTTATAAACTCTCAAAAAGAGGCACTGTCACACATGCCGTTACAGATGTGATTCTTTGTTCAAAACTCAAAATTGCTCCAGAAGGTTTTAAACTGGCTGG tgataTAAAtggtattttaatatgttacaaaACCGGTGCAATACCGGCACGACTGCCACCTCCGGTACCCGGACTAGGAAGTGGTGCAGCTCAAAATAATTCTGGTAGCACAGAGGTGGAAAAAGCTTTAAACCGTTTGAATTTAAATAATGGCTCTAGAGATCCCAAACAACCCTTGCCGCCTGTACCAAATGCCGAAGAACATGATTacgaagaaattatacaatcaTATCAGGTGAATTCGCCACTGCGACCAGCACCAAGACCACCCACAACTAGTACATCATCGGGTCACAGTATTGGAACATTAGGAACCTATACCGATGTTGAAGGTGTACCATTTATAATAaatcccatgttaaaatcatcaaaACAAAATGAA CTCTCAACACTGCCACAACTCAGCGACTTTGTGATTAAAAAAGATCTGGACTATGATTTTCAATTGGAGAGACAGACTTTGTGTGCCATGAAATCGTCAGCTTCCAAGAACCCATTTTTTAAGTAG